Proteins encoded by one window of Polaribacter haliotis:
- a CDS encoding glycoside hydrolase family 31 protein, producing the protein MIVNTELEQKGNLFPSEIIKYKKDVDTLYFTTKNSVVLQLTVIRDSVIRFRYSTTGKFENDFSYGVTIHASRGYSFLDVSENDTHYIITTAKLVCKVEKQSLQVSLFDALDMKLINEDEIGFHWEESYEYGGDIVKMSKNCQKAESFYGLGDKPVDVNMKGKRFENWATDSYAFGKNTDPIYKAIPFYTAIQDNKAYGIFFDNTFKTSFDFAHERRNVTSFWAQGGEMNYYFIYGPEMNDVVKNYTDLTGKPHALPPLWALGFHQCKWSYYPEANVKEVTNTFRDLKIPCDAIYLDIDYMDGFRCFTWDKNYFPDPKRMVKELEDDGFKTVVIIDPGIKIDMEYDVFKEALDKDYFCKRADGPYMKGKVWPGECYFPDYTKPEVREWWSGLFQELIEDIGVKGVWNDMNEPAVMDVPNKTFPDDVRHDYDGNPCSHRKAHNIYGTQMARATYHGLKKYAYPKRPFVITRSAYSGAQRYTSTWMGDNVATWEHLAIANNQAQRMAMSGFSFAGSDIGGFAEQPQGELFARWIQLGIFHAFCRVHSSGDHGDQEPWVFGDEITDIVRKFVEIRYQLLPYLYTSFWKHIEDGTPILKSLVLYDQEDMQTHYRSDEFVFGEQILACPIIEPNAKGRRMYIPRGKWYNFWTDEVVEGGKEMWVDADLDSMPIFVKEGAVIPKYPVQQYVGEKDFDEITLDVYYKEGKESSKLYDDAHDGYDYKKGRFSLRTFKVTGKKSEFILQQHKRGDFDANYSNFKIVFHNLPFEITSVQIDNVEIELDRVDSSVTKAITINKEFTELHLFGK; encoded by the coding sequence ATGATTGTTAATACTGAATTAGAACAAAAAGGAAATCTATTTCCTTCAGAAATAATTAAATATAAAAAAGACGTAGATACACTATATTTTACGACTAAAAACAGTGTAGTTCTTCAACTTACGGTTATTAGAGACAGTGTTATTCGTTTTCGTTACTCAACTACAGGAAAATTTGAAAATGATTTTTCTTATGGAGTTACTATTCATGCGAGTAGAGGATACAGCTTTTTAGATGTTAGTGAAAACGATACACATTACATAATTACAACTGCAAAATTAGTTTGTAAAGTAGAAAAGCAAAGTTTGCAAGTTAGTTTGTTCGATGCTTTAGATATGAAACTAATTAATGAAGACGAAATTGGTTTTCATTGGGAAGAAAGTTACGAATATGGTGGAGACATCGTAAAAATGAGTAAAAATTGTCAGAAGGCAGAAAGTTTTTATGGTTTAGGAGATAAACCTGTAGATGTAAACATGAAAGGAAAGCGTTTTGAAAACTGGGCAACAGATTCTTACGCATTTGGTAAAAATACAGATCCTATTTATAAAGCGATTCCTTTTTACACAGCCATCCAAGATAATAAAGCATATGGTATTTTCTTTGACAATACTTTTAAAACTTCTTTTGATTTCGCACATGAAAGAAGAAATGTAACTAGTTTTTGGGCTCAAGGTGGAGAAATGAATTATTATTTCATTTACGGTCCAGAAATGAATGACGTTGTAAAAAATTACACAGATTTAACTGGAAAACCTCATGCATTACCACCTTTATGGGCTTTAGGATTTCACCAATGTAAATGGAGTTATTATCCAGAAGCAAATGTAAAAGAAGTTACAAATACATTTAGAGATTTAAAAATACCTTGTGATGCTATTTATTTAGACATCGATTATATGGATGGTTTCCGTTGTTTTACTTGGGATAAAAATTATTTTCCTGATCCTAAAAGAATGGTGAAAGAATTAGAAGACGATGGTTTTAAAACTGTGGTTATTATTGACCCAGGTATTAAAATTGACATGGAATATGATGTTTTTAAAGAAGCATTAGATAAAGATTATTTCTGTAAACGTGCAGATGGACCTTATATGAAAGGTAAAGTTTGGCCTGGAGAATGTTATTTTCCAGATTATACGAAACCAGAAGTTAGAGAATGGTGGTCTGGTTTGTTTCAAGAATTAATTGAAGATATTGGCGTAAAAGGTGTTTGGAATGATATGAACGAGCCTGCAGTTATGGATGTTCCTAACAAAACATTTCCAGATGATGTACGTCATGATTATGATGGAAACCCATGTTCTCATAGAAAAGCACATAATATTTATGGAACACAAATGGCACGTGCAACTTACCATGGTTTAAAGAAATATGCATATCCAAAAAGACCTTTTGTAATTACAAGATCTGCGTATTCTGGTGCACAAAGATATACTTCTACTTGGATGGGAGATAATGTTGCCACTTGGGAACATTTAGCAATTGCAAATAACCAAGCACAAAGAATGGCAATGTCTGGATTCTCTTTTGCAGGATCTGATATTGGTGGTTTTGCAGAACAACCTCAAGGAGAATTATTTGCAAGATGGATTCAATTAGGAATTTTCCATGCATTCTGTAGAGTACATTCTTCTGGAGATCATGGAGATCAAGAACCTTGGGTTTTTGGAGATGAAATTACAGATATTGTAAGAAAATTCGTAGAAATTAGATATCAACTTCTACCTTATTTATATACTTCTTTTTGGAAACATATAGAAGATGGAACACCTATATTGAAATCTTTGGTTTTATATGACCAAGAAGACATGCAAACGCATTACAGAAGTGATGAATTTGTTTTCGGAGAGCAAATTTTAGCTTGTCCTATAATAGAACCAAATGCCAAAGGAAGAAGAATGTATATTCCAAGAGGTAAATGGTATAATTTCTGGACAGATGAAGTTGTAGAAGGAGGAAAAGAAATGTGGGTAGATGCAGATTTAGATAGCATGCCAATCTTTGTAAAAGAAGGAGCTGTAATACCTAAATATCCAGTGCAACAATATGTTGGAGAAAAAGATTTCGATGAAATTACTTTGGATGTTTATTATAAAGAAGGAAAAGAGTCTTCTAAATTATATGATGATGCACATGATGGATATGATTATAAGAAAGGAAGATTTAGTTTACGTACTTTTAAAGTAACAGGGAAAAAATCGGAATTTATTTTACAACAACACAAACGTGGAGATTTCGACGCAAACTATTCTAATTTTAAAATTGTTTTTCACAATTTACCATTCGAAATTACGTCAGTTCAAATCGATAATGTGGAAATTGAATTAGACAGAGTAGATTCTTCTGTAACAAAGGCTATTACTATAAATAAAGAGTTTACAGAACTCCATTTATTCGGAAAATAA
- the prfA gene encoding peptide chain release factor 1 yields MLEKIRIVKQRYDEVSDLIIQPDVITDQKRYAQLMKEYKDLGDVVKKGEEYQELTDNIEEAKEIISDGSDAEMTEMAKMQLDEANTRIPQLEDEIKFLLIPKDPEDSKNAVVELRAGTGGDEASIFAGDLFRMYSKYCESKGWKVSTVDYSEGTNGGFKEIQFEVNGDDVYGILKFEAGVHRVQRVPQTETQGRVHTSAATCMVFPEAEEFDVEINPKEVRIDFFCSSGPGGQSVNTTYSAVRLTHIPTGLVAQCQDQKSQHKNKEKAFKVLRSRLYDMELAKKNAEDALKRGSMVSSGDRSAKIRTYNYAQGRVTDHRIGLSLYDLPNIMNGDIQKIIDELMLAENTEKLKELGEGI; encoded by the coding sequence ATGTTAGAAAAAATAAGAATTGTTAAGCAACGTTATGACGAGGTTTCGGATTTAATTATTCAGCCAGATGTAATTACAGATCAAAAACGGTATGCGCAATTGATGAAAGAATATAAAGATTTAGGTGATGTTGTTAAAAAAGGGGAAGAATACCAAGAATTAACAGACAATATAGAAGAGGCAAAAGAAATAATTTCTGATGGTTCTGATGCAGAAATGACAGAAATGGCAAAGATGCAATTAGACGAAGCCAATACTCGAATTCCGCAATTAGAAGACGAGATAAAATTTTTGTTAATACCCAAAGACCCTGAAGATTCTAAAAATGCAGTTGTAGAATTACGTGCAGGAACTGGTGGAGATGAAGCAAGTATTTTTGCTGGAGATTTGTTTAGAATGTATTCTAAATATTGCGAAAGTAAAGGTTGGAAAGTCTCTACTGTTGATTATTCTGAAGGAACAAATGGTGGATTTAAAGAAATTCAGTTTGAGGTAAATGGAGATGATGTTTACGGAATTTTAAAGTTTGAGGCTGGTGTGCATCGTGTACAAAGAGTTCCACAAACAGAAACACAAGGTCGTGTGCATACTTCTGCAGCAACTTGTATGGTTTTTCCTGAAGCAGAAGAGTTTGATGTGGAAATTAATCCAAAGGAAGTAAGAATCGATTTTTTCTGTTCTTCAGGTCCTGGAGGTCAGTCTGTAAATACAACATATTCTGCTGTTCGTTTAACGCACATTCCAACTGGTTTGGTGGCACAATGTCAAGATCAAAAATCGCAACATAAAAATAAAGAGAAAGCATTTAAAGTATTGCGTTCTCGTTTATATGACATGGAATTAGCAAAGAAAAATGCAGAAGACGCTTTAAAACGTGGTTCTATGGTTTCTTCTGGAGATAGAAGTGCGAAGATTAGAACGTATAATTATGCACAAGGTAGAGTTACAGATCATAGAATTGGTTTGTCTTTATATGATTTGCCAAATATTATGAATGGAGACATACAGAAAATCATTGATGAATTAATGTTGGCAGAAAATACCGAAAAATTAAAAGAATTAGGAGAAGGAATTTAA
- a CDS encoding alpha/beta fold hydrolase produces the protein MTEKLIKLNYDSDKYLALWKIFNSESSKEKNILLTHGTFSNRKVLNGITEYLVSKGFTCWIFEWRNHGNSSKINQNFDFESIGKQDFKIVFDYLFTTQNIKKTDCITHSGGGICLTIFLITNPNYTSKINSITLFGCQAFGAVTSTKNYLKIFIAKYISKLLGYIPAKITGSEENESYFMMEQWFNWNLNKNFLGKNEFDYRAKMNEIQIPILSISGKGDTFIAPPKGCKDFLDAFKNPNNKYVLCSKENGFLEDYNHSRILHSKNASKEIYAVVLDWIENFES, from the coding sequence ATGACTGAAAAACTCATAAAACTAAATTACGATTCCGATAAATATTTGGCACTTTGGAAAATATTTAACAGCGAAAGTTCTAAAGAAAAAAATATATTACTAACACATGGAACATTTTCTAACAGAAAAGTTTTAAACGGAATCACCGAATATTTAGTATCTAAAGGTTTTACCTGTTGGATTTTCGAATGGAGAAATCATGGAAACAGTTCTAAAATTAACCAAAATTTCGATTTTGAATCGATAGGTAAACAAGATTTTAAAATCGTTTTTGATTATTTATTCACTACTCAAAATATTAAAAAAACAGATTGCATTACACATAGTGGTGGTGGAATTTGCTTAACTATTTTCTTAATTACAAACCCTAATTATACATCTAAAATTAATAGTATTACCCTATTTGGTTGCCAAGCTTTTGGTGCTGTAACCTCAACTAAAAATTATCTTAAAATTTTTATTGCGAAATATATTAGTAAGCTTTTAGGTTATATTCCTGCAAAAATAACTGGAAGCGAAGAAAATGAAAGCTATTTTATGATGGAACAATGGTTTAATTGGAATCTAAACAAAAACTTTCTTGGCAAAAATGAGTTTGATTATCGAGCTAAAATGAATGAAATACAAATTCCTATTTTATCTATTTCTGGAAAAGGCGATACTTTTATTGCGCCACCTAAAGGTTGTAAAGACTTCTTAGATGCTTTTAAAAACCCTAATAATAAATATGTATTATGTTCTAAAGAAAATGGTTTTTTAGAAGATTATAATCATAGTAGAATTTTACATTCTAAAAATGCGAGTAAAGAGATTTATGCTGTTGTTTTGGATTGGATTGAGAATTTTGAAAGCTAA
- a CDS encoding AIR synthase related protein: MSKEVSKRYAQRGVSASKEDVHNAIKNIDKGLFPKAFCKIVPDYLTNNNDYCLIMHADGAGTKSSLAYMYWKETGDISVWKGIAQDALIMNIDDLLCVGATDNIMLSSTIGRNKSKIPGEVLSAIINGTEELIEDLKGFGVTIHSTGGETADVGDLVRTIIVDSTVTARMKRTDVIDNANIKAGDVIVGLESFGQATYETEYNGGMGSNGLTSARHDVFHKYLADKYPESFDSAVPEDLVYSGNTKLTDKVENSPIDAGKLVLSPTRTYAPIIKEILSKFNSDTVHGMIHCSGGAQTKILHFVDNLHIVKDNMFSIPPLFKLIQEQSKTDWKEMYQVFNCGHRMEIYVSPEIAEEIIAISKSYNVNAQIVGRVEASPTKKLTIKSEFGVFEY; encoded by the coding sequence ATGAGTAAAGAAGTTTCTAAAAGATACGCGCAAAGAGGCGTTTCAGCATCTAAAGAAGATGTGCACAACGCAATTAAGAATATAGACAAAGGTTTATTTCCAAAAGCATTCTGTAAAATTGTACCAGATTATTTAACAAATAATAACGATTATTGTTTAATAATGCATGCAGATGGTGCAGGAACAAAATCTTCTTTGGCATATATGTATTGGAAAGAAACTGGTGATATTTCTGTGTGGAAAGGCATTGCACAAGATGCTTTAATAATGAATATCGATGATTTACTATGTGTTGGAGCAACAGACAATATTATGTTGTCTTCTACAATTGGTAGAAATAAAAGTAAAATTCCTGGTGAAGTTTTATCAGCAATTATAAACGGAACAGAAGAATTAATAGAAGACTTAAAAGGTTTTGGAGTAACCATTCATTCCACAGGAGGAGAAACTGCAGATGTTGGCGATTTAGTTCGTACAATTATTGTAGATTCTACAGTAACTGCAAGAATGAAACGTACAGATGTTATAGACAACGCAAACATAAAAGCTGGCGATGTAATTGTTGGTTTAGAATCTTTTGGGCAAGCAACTTACGAAACAGAATATAATGGAGGAATGGGTTCTAACGGATTAACTTCTGCAAGACACGATGTTTTTCATAAATATTTAGCGGACAAATATCCAGAAAGTTTCGATAGTGCAGTTCCTGAAGATTTAGTCTATTCTGGAAACACAAAACTGACAGACAAAGTAGAAAATTCTCCTATTGATGCTGGTAAATTAGTTTTGTCTCCAACAAGAACTTATGCACCAATTATTAAAGAAATTTTATCGAAATTTAATTCGGATACAGTCCATGGAATGATCCATTGTTCTGGTGGTGCACAAACGAAGATTTTACATTTTGTAGATAATTTACACATTGTAAAAGACAATATGTTTTCAATTCCGCCTTTATTTAAATTGATACAAGAACAATCGAAAACAGATTGGAAAGAAATGTACCAAGTATTTAATTGCGGACACAGAATGGAAATTTATGTTTCTCCAGAAATTGCTGAAGAAATAATTGCTATCTCAAAATCTTATAATGTAAATGCACAAATTGTTGGTAGAGTAGAAGCTTCTCCAACAAAAAAACTCACTATTAAAAGTGAGTTTGGAGTTTTTGAGTATTAA
- a CDS encoding CHAT domain-containing protein yields the protein MKKKILLLVLLFVSLISNAQDINALYKKAGKAVSLKNVTELKATANSLIKIAPENYVGYLYLAFTSCLENNISSAKKNIETAFNLNYLDASTFAIASYTSFLEGNLEESKKQMDFSYALVSYKNALNITLDDINWIEKATGKNCSQLKEFAKNASKNNPNNITNAQKLYACFTDWQKGNASKNEKDVLSYLSKKGNYGKTAIAVFKFLKAAFFYNNHKIDEAVTNIHQFIENSLVKNNPNLRYQVAKAYNYLSDNSALIFDHKNTLNEANNGLENVQGFITKDLELILLNTKLKALVGLNKRDEIISVANQLLEKAKNKKNSSFEAMANNTLGQLYANSVLPAERNKAFNYLQKAYNLAIKLNDKRLISDVSSNYSIALWQQNKKPEAIEIATKGIKIKKDLKDINGAQLLANNMGYMHYIAKDYNNAIKMFSEAISLSEKHLESANPEMQLALMNEYSSAYSGLIMTYKDTQNVEALFKIQDANRGRLLSKKLHQQAFSKNIIDVQNQLKEEDVLVYYSLLSPGEMVATVITKDKATIKYNFPIDSWLKIKKGIIGFVQKKPSSINNYLIKLDEDIIDKQLIRFKDKKQAFSTDDFSLFTSFTRELMEASEAKQITFLNNFLKQWYSFLIEPIESEILGKKNIIISGEKELNYLPFEAFINSKNQFLLQSHNVTYIPSATIWFKLNERNYSNSRNDLLAFGGATYNDPNTNSTGNLRNKTDYYSVKKELTSKVKTNKNNLSKELDALGYGGANYLPGTLREVENLQKIIPKAKVLVGNDMTESNIKMMNNSGELSNYKWVHIATHGFASDNIPELSGVMLTQNNGEKIKGEDTFLLAHEIEKLTLNADMVTLSACQTALGKIYGGEGINGLNSSLLLAGANNTLLSLWPVNDSGTMVLMTLVYQNMYLKNQTASVALSNAKRTMLSGKVGAGFKSVYMWAPFVLNGSGK from the coding sequence ATGAAAAAGAAAATCTTATTACTCGTATTATTATTTGTTTCGTTAATTTCTAATGCACAGGATATTAATGCATTGTACAAGAAAGCAGGTAAAGCCGTTAGCTTAAAAAATGTAACTGAATTAAAAGCTACTGCAAATTCTTTAATTAAAATAGCTCCAGAAAATTATGTTGGCTATTTATATTTGGCTTTTACAAGTTGTTTGGAAAATAATATTTCATCTGCAAAAAAAAATATAGAAACTGCTTTCAATTTAAATTATTTAGATGCTTCCACTTTTGCAATTGCTTCTTACACTTCTTTTTTAGAAGGAAATTTAGAGGAATCAAAAAAACAAATGGATTTTAGTTACGCACTTGTTTCTTACAAAAATGCATTAAATATAACTTTAGATGATATTAACTGGATAGAAAAAGCAACCGGTAAAAATTGTTCTCAATTAAAAGAATTTGCAAAAAATGCAAGTAAAAACAACCCTAATAACATAACTAACGCACAAAAATTATATGCTTGTTTTACAGATTGGCAAAAAGGAAATGCTTCTAAAAATGAAAAGGACGTGCTTTCTTATTTATCGAAAAAAGGGAATTATGGCAAAACTGCTATAGCTGTTTTTAAGTTTTTAAAAGCTGCCTTTTTTTACAACAATCATAAAATTGACGAAGCTGTTACTAACATTCATCAGTTTATAGAAAATTCACTTGTAAAAAACAATCCTAATTTGCGCTATCAAGTTGCAAAAGCTTACAATTATTTATCTGATAATAGCGCCCTAATTTTCGACCATAAAAACACATTAAATGAAGCTAATAATGGTTTAGAAAATGTACAGGGTTTTATTACAAAAGATTTGGAATTAATTTTATTAAACACAAAATTAAAAGCATTAGTTGGTTTAAATAAAAGAGATGAAATAATTTCTGTTGCAAACCAATTATTAGAAAAAGCAAAAAATAAAAAAAATAGTTCTTTTGAAGCTATGGCAAATAATACTTTGGGGCAATTATATGCTAATAGTGTTTTACCTGCTGAAAGAAATAAAGCATTTAATTATTTACAGAAAGCCTATAATTTGGCTATTAAACTAAATGACAAACGATTAATTTCTGATGTTTCTAGTAACTATTCAATTGCACTTTGGCAACAAAATAAAAAGCCAGAAGCAATTGAAATTGCCACTAAAGGAATTAAAATTAAAAAAGATTTAAAAGATATAAATGGCGCACAACTTTTAGCAAATAACATGGGTTATATGCATTATATAGCTAAAGATTACAACAACGCTATTAAAATGTTTTCAGAGGCCATCTCTTTATCTGAAAAACATTTAGAAAGTGCTAATCCAGAAATGCAACTGGCTTTAATGAACGAATATTCAAGTGCTTACAGTGGTTTAATTATGACTTATAAAGACACCCAAAATGTGGAAGCACTTTTTAAAATTCAGGATGCAAACAGAGGTAGGTTATTGAGTAAGAAATTACACCAACAAGCATTTTCTAAAAATATTATTGATGTTCAAAACCAATTAAAAGAGGAAGATGTTTTAGTATATTACTCATTATTAAGTCCTGGTGAAATGGTTGCCACAGTAATTACAAAAGACAAAGCAACTATTAAATATAATTTTCCTATTGATTCTTGGCTAAAAATAAAAAAAGGAATTATTGGTTTTGTTCAGAAAAAACCTAGTTCTATAAATAATTATTTGATAAAATTAGATGAAGATATTATTGATAAACAACTTATTAGATTTAAAGACAAAAAACAAGCTTTTTCGACGGATGATTTTTCTCTATTCACCTCATTTACAAGAGAATTAATGGAAGCTTCTGAGGCTAAACAAATCACTTTTTTAAATAATTTTTTAAAACAATGGTATTCATTTTTAATTGAACCAATAGAAAGTGAAATTTTAGGCAAAAAAAATATCATTATTAGTGGAGAAAAAGAATTAAATTATTTACCATTTGAAGCTTTTATAAATAGTAAAAATCAATTTTTACTACAAAGTCATAACGTAACTTATATACCTTCTGCAACAATTTGGTTTAAATTAAATGAAAGAAATTATTCCAATTCCAGAAATGATCTTTTAGCTTTTGGTGGCGCAACCTATAATGACCCAAATACAAATTCAACAGGGAACTTAAGAAATAAGACAGATTATTATTCAGTAAAAAAAGAGTTGACTTCTAAAGTTAAAACAAATAAAAATAATTTATCAAAAGAATTAGACGCTTTGGGTTATGGAGGTGCAAATTATTTGCCAGGAACTTTAAGAGAAGTAGAAAATTTACAAAAAATAATACCAAAAGCAAAAGTTTTAGTTGGAAATGACATGACAGAATCTAATATTAAAATGATGAATAATTCTGGTGAACTTTCTAACTATAAATGGGTTCATATTGCAACTCATGGTTTTGCATCTGATAATATTCCTGAACTTTCTGGTGTTATGTTAACACAAAATAACGGTGAAAAAATAAAGGGAGAAGACACTTTTTTATTAGCGCATGAAATTGAAAAATTAACCTTAAATGCAGACATGGTTACTTTAAGTGCTTGCCAAACTGCATTGGGCAAAATTTATGGTGGTGAAGGAATAAATGGATTGAATTCCTCTCTACTTTTGGCAGGTGCAAACAATACTTTATTAAGTTTATGGCCAGTAAATGATTCTGGTACAATGGTTTTAATGACTTTGGTTTATCAAAATATGTACTTAAAAAACCAAACTGCTTCAGTTGCATTATCTAACGCAAAAAGAACTATGTTAAGTGGCAAAGTTGGTGCAGGTTTTAAATCTGTTTATATGTGGGCGCCTTTTGTTTTAAATGGTTCTGGAAAATAA
- a CDS encoding glutamine synthetase III family protein yields the protein MSRIRFNALQETLNRNPLKVVQNEKRSSLFGKNVFNKFAMQQYLTRAAYESVMNAIELGTKIDRKIADQVAVSMKDWAISKGATHYTHWFQPLTGATAEKHDAFFESINGSLAMEKFDGEQLVQQEPDASSFPNGGIRNTFEARGYTAWDPTSPAFIYETTLCIPTIFVAYTGEALDNKTPLLRALQAIDTHATAVCKYFDKNARKVSATLGWEQEYFLIDDALALSRPDILLTGRTLLGHLPAKGQQLDDHYFGTIPARAMAFMQDLEQECMLLGIPVKTRHNEVAPNQFEVAPIFEEANLAVDHNSLLMDVMEKVSRRHKFKVLFHEKPFSGINGSGKHNNWSLSTSDGINLLSPGKTPMKNLQFLTFFINTIKAVYENEELLRASIASASNDCRLGANEAPSSIISVFIGDQLSEVLDELENVTKGKLSPQEKTDLKLNIIGKIPEILLDNTDRNRTSAFAFTGNKFEFRAVGSKSNCATPMTVLNTIVAKQLKEFKIEVDKLIDVKNLKKDEAVFNVLREYIKESKKIRFNGDGYGEAWEKEAKKRGLSNNKTTPEALQIQVSKEVIDLYKEMEVMSKVEIEARYEIALQEYTKRLQIEGRVLCDIAKNHVVPTAVIYQNTLLENTKNLKEIFGGEYKNIAKEQIELIMTISNHITGINALVIKMEEQRSKANKYTGLKSADMYCKNVKPFFEEIRFHCDKLETMVDDNLWPLTKYRELLFTK from the coding sequence ATGTCAAGGATAAGATTCAATGCTTTACAAGAAACTTTGAATAGAAACCCTTTAAAGGTTGTTCAAAATGAAAAAAGATCATCTTTATTTGGTAAAAACGTATTTAATAAATTTGCTATGCAGCAATATCTTACAAGAGCCGCATACGAAAGTGTTATGAATGCAATTGAGCTTGGTACAAAAATAGATCGTAAAATTGCAGACCAAGTTGCTGTAAGTATGAAAGATTGGGCAATCTCTAAAGGTGCAACCCATTATACACATTGGTTTCAGCCATTAACTGGGGCAACAGCAGAAAAACACGATGCATTTTTCGAATCTATCAATGGTAGTTTGGCAATGGAAAAATTTGACGGAGAACAATTGGTGCAACAAGAACCAGATGCATCTAGTTTTCCAAATGGAGGAATAAGAAATACGTTTGAAGCAAGAGGTTATACAGCTTGGGACCCAACTTCACCAGCTTTTATTTATGAAACAACTCTGTGTATTCCAACAATTTTTGTTGCTTATACAGGCGAAGCTTTAGATAATAAAACGCCATTATTAAGAGCTTTACAAGCAATAGATACGCATGCAACTGCAGTTTGTAAGTATTTTGATAAAAATGCAAGAAAAGTAAGTGCAACTTTAGGTTGGGAGCAAGAGTATTTTTTAATAGACGATGCTTTGGCTTTGTCAAGACCAGATATTTTACTAACAGGTAGAACATTATTAGGTCACTTACCTGCAAAAGGTCAGCAATTAGACGACCATTATTTTGGAACCATTCCTGCAAGAGCGATGGCTTTTATGCAAGATCTGGAACAAGAATGTATGTTGTTGGGTATTCCTGTAAAAACAAGACATAATGAAGTCGCTCCAAATCAATTTGAAGTTGCTCCAATATTCGAAGAAGCAAATTTAGCAGTAGATCATAATTCATTATTAATGGATGTGATGGAAAAAGTTTCTCGAAGACATAAATTTAAGGTTCTTTTTCATGAAAAACCTTTTTCAGGAATCAATGGTTCTGGTAAACATAACAATTGGTCTTTGTCTACTTCAGATGGAATAAACCTTTTAAGTCCTGGGAAAACACCTATGAAAAACTTACAATTCTTAACCTTTTTTATAAACACAATAAAAGCAGTTTATGAGAATGAAGAATTGTTAAGAGCTTCAATTGCATCTGCTAGTAACGATTGTAGACTAGGTGCAAATGAAGCTCCTTCTTCAATAATATCTGTTTTTATTGGAGACCAACTTTCAGAAGTTTTAGACGAGTTAGAAAATGTAACAAAAGGAAAATTATCTCCACAAGAAAAAACAGATTTAAAACTGAATATTATTGGTAAAATTCCAGAAATTTTATTAGATAATACAGACAGAAATAGAACATCTGCCTTTGCTTTTACAGGTAATAAATTCGAGTTTAGAGCAGTAGGTTCTAAATCTAATTGCGCAACACCAATGACAGTTTTAAACACTATTGTTGCAAAACAGTTAAAAGAATTTAAGATAGAAGTAGATAAATTAATAGATGTAAAGAATCTTAAAAAAGATGAAGCTGTTTTTAATGTTTTAAGAGAATATATTAAAGAGTCTAAAAAAATTAGATTTAATGGAGATGGTTATGGAGAAGCTTGGGAAAAAGAAGCTAAAAAGAGAGGTTTAAGTAACAATAAAACAACTCCAGAAGCATTACAAATACAGGTTTCTAAAGAAGTAATTGACTTGTACAAAGAAATGGAGGTAATGAGCAAAGTAGAAATAGAAGCTCGTTATGAAATTGCACTACAAGAATACACAAAACGATTACAAATTGAAGGTCGTGTTTTGTGTGATATTGCCAAAAATCACGTTGTTCCAACAGCAGTAATTTATCAAAATACATTGTTAGAAAATACCAAAAATTTAAAAGAAATTTTTGGAGGCGAATATAAAAATATCGCAAAAGAGCAAATAGAATTAATAATGACAATCTCCAATCATATTACAGGCATTAATGCTCTCGTAATAAAAATGGAAGAACAACGTTCAAAAGCAAATAAATATACTGGCTTAAAATCTGCAGATATGTATTGCAAAAACGTAAAACCTTTTTTCGAAGAAATAAGATTTCATTGCGATAAGTTAGAAACTATGGTAGATGACAATTTGTGGCCACTAACCAAGTATAGAGAATTGTTATTTACTAAATAA